A region of the Alligator mississippiensis isolate rAllMis1 chromosome 5, rAllMis1, whole genome shotgun sequence genome:
TCAAGTTTTGATTTAATATGTGAAGTTCATACAtaaaaatctgtgtgtgtttgtgcatctACTGTCCTGCAAATCTTTACTGCAATTGTGTGTACAGCTGGATAGCTATCAGTTTGCATATGCTGTTGTTCAATATGCACATGCAAACACCATAgctatacatacatgcatatatttgTTCGTGAATTTAAGAATGTTATTTCAACAAAATTTAGCTGGGGTTAAATGGCCTGAAAATGTATTGTTTTAGTGTCTGGAAAAGGTATTGTTTCCACCCCTCCCAAAAGAATCACAGTCTTGTTGAGTGATACTTCTGAGAATTAAGAGGTTAAGATCCTACACGTGCTTTTGCAGCATTCCTTGCACCTCTGTTGGAGAGCCTGATAGATATGTTAATTTCTGCATCTGTCTTGAGTAAGCTTATTCATCTTAAACAGTTTGAAATATTTATGCATGTCTGTTTATTGTTGGTGATTAGTTACCTTTACATCTTGtctgttttctattttttcacaaaaaatattcCTATTGAATACTGTTTAAAACTCAATTATTGAATACATTAAAAACTCCACAGATGTTGTTTTAACATAATTTTATCTGTATGATGTCAGCTCTATTCAAGAATAACACACTTGTGGTAACATGAACCACTATGAGTCTTATAACAAGAAATCTTTCTATCTCCTTGATAAAGAGATTAATGaatcaaaaaaattaaaaccaaaaacTGTTTTGAGCTCCACTATGAAGTCATGTTGCTGGTGCCCCCCTTTCCCCTTCTGTTTTGGCAGTATATCTAGTTGAGTTTCCAACTAATTATTAAAGACAATGGAAACACTTCCATTGTTTTGAATTGAAACACTTAAATCTGTAGGCATCTATTCAGGCAGTGATTCCTGTCTTACTAAATAATGCTTATTGTGTCCACCAATTTTGGATACACAACTGGAAACACAGATGATTTGATTTGCAGAGGCTGAACTTTTTTCAGTGAACTGCAAATTCACCAAAACATGGACATTTGTGGGAAGTGAAACTATTTGTGAATTTGGGCTTAATTTGGCAAATTATTTTGACTGCTCTTTGTCCAAAAATGGGAAACtggaaattacattttttaacattttgaaaacgaaatgttttgttttgttctcttcaaaatggcattatttatttaaacaattaATCTAAAAGGAAATAGGTTGCATGGACGGAATAAATGGCCCAAAAGTGAAAAAGCATGGTTTTGTCTTAGGTTGAATGAAATAGATTAGATTGAATCAAACTAATTATTTGTTTCATTGGAAAGCTGACAAAAAATTGACGCAGATCACATTTCTTTtcacagttttttgtttttatcatcaATCTATTATTTCTCAGGGCTGGTGATTAGTTTACTAACAGGTGTTGACAAAAGCTTTGAAAAATTAAGCCGTAGGTGGATCAAAATTAGCAAACACTTAAACATGTTGGTGTGATGACACCAATTTACTCTGAAGAGCTCATCCATTGCTCATACTTTTAAACATAAAAAGTGTAGCTGTACTTGATTGTGACTAGATTATTTTAGTCTAGtttgattaaaaacaaattagaaaatTCAGTcataaattttgtttttaaaattgctAATTTTAATCACAGTTAAGTGTCTTGGTTTTTATAGCTTACTCTTTGTCATGAAATAAGCTTCTTTAAGAGTTGGTTATTAGATGTATTAAGTACTAATTTGAGGTAAATCATTAATTGTGCACCAAATTCTTTCAAATTCATTATGTTTGTAACAGGTACAATCTGTTCACCACTTCATTggctgatgctgttggtaggcaTACTTCTACTCTAACTACAATCAAgaactgaatttcatgaggaatATCCAATGTTGTGTATTATAATATCATAAAAGATGACTGATGTGGTCCAAGTTCAGCAAGGTACAGAGGCACATTCTTAGGTTTATACATAGGAACACTCCCCATGTCTTCAATAGAATTATTTATGCTGAAGGTAGTTTTCAGTGCTTTACTGGATTTGTATTCAGAGTATCTTGGGAACAATGTTAGAAACTGCACAGTATGTTCATTGATTCACCAAtgtgttttatgttttgttttgttttttaattttttcagtcCAATGTCAGTTTTTCAGTGCTGAGAATTGATTATCCATTAGAGCTAAATTCTGCCCTGAGTTATACCCATGCATTAATTAATAAGAGTTTCAGCAGGGTTGCAGAGGACAGAAGCAGAATTTGGTCTTTTGGTAAGATTTTCATATCCAACAGCTACTTAAAGAAAATTACTTCCTTATGGTAGCCATGTAAAGATATGGTTGGCAAACAAATACCAATACTACATTATACTTTTCAACGTATTTTCAATTTACCATGTGCTCAGAAAGGGGTACAAAATGttttatagaattttttttaagtaggaaaaatatttacaaaatcttTAGGTAAGATTCTCTCCTGGGCTAGAGCTAGACtagggcaccagctgcagctctccaagtctcaaggccagctccagccacatTGCAACTTACAGCTGCTGAGGCCTATCAGTGAGTTAAGGTCTTTAATGGATCTTTCCATTAGAAGGTGGAGGTGGTGGGTATTCAGGAAGGAGGCAGAAATGCCATAACCTTTTTTTCCACAGACTCCCTCTACACCAAGGCAATTCTTTGCTGTGCATTTGTGACCAAATCACAACTTCTTTCAACTCTCCAGGTGACATGTGGTGACTGTAACATCACTAATGAATCTGGTTTTTTTATTTGATCAATATTGATAACTGTGCCTCAGATGTAATTCATCCCCTTTCAGGCTTTTTATGTTATTCAATAGTTTCACCAGCATCTAGAAACTATTTCAAATTTTTGTCCAATTAGAGACACCGTAAACAGGCATGATCTCCTGAAAGTGTTTCATGTTCACCTTCTGAAAATTAGGCACATTTAAAGGCTGCTACGTTGGGTGCATTAAAATTGAAGCACCTCGAATCATTAGCCCTGTTGAAAACTTGGCCATTATGCTTGCATGCTGTACTTCTAGTTTTAACATCAATCATAGACTTTACTTCAGCTGTCTCTTCTGAAACTGAGCTACCCTCTGCCGAACTAAGTTAGCAGTACCCTCTCCTCCTAGTTCTAATCAAGTGGAAAGCATTCAAATTGCTTTTACTCAGTAGTATGAAAGCCAAATCAACATTCATATGCTGTCAGCCACAGTCTTGACATTTAAATATTGCTGATGTGCTCTGAACATAATCATAGGCTTCTCTTAAGATGTATGTTTGAagactgaaaaataattttctttcaaaCTGATTTCTGGAACTAAGGAGTAATAGTTTTGCTAGTTTAGATAACTGGAAATGCTGAAAACTTCTTTCATTGCAGGTAACTGTTGGGTCTGGCTAGAGCAAGAATGGTGGTGAAAATCTTGCCCTTGAAACAATGGATGAATGAATGGATTCAGATGAATtgcagaagctgcagctgcattcAGGTGGGGAGTCAATAAGGTAGGGATAAATGCAGTGTGTGGCAATGATGGGAGGGTCATGGGAGAAGGGTGAATGGGTGTGGTGGAGATGAACTGTAGAGGGTGCCCTGTTAGTAGGGTAGGGTGGGTGGGAATGATGGCTGGAGCTAAAGGTGAAAGAGATATGGGAGTGAAATGCGATTGAGAGAGGGGATGAATGTGGGCCACAGAAAGATGGCTGCTGTGGGGATGTACGGAAGTTGAGACAGCAAAGCGTTGCAGAAGTGCATGATGTATGGTAGTGAGAGAAGCATGTTGCTGGACAGGAACAGATTGAACTGCTGGTGTAGCAGAGAAGGCAGCTGGTCCTGTGGCAGGCAAAACTTTAAGATGCTTTGCTAGGATTTGTTTCTGCATATGCTGCTGGGCTTGCAGCTGAAGTAACCTGTACTTGTCTATTTCATCTGGGGAAAAAGTTATAGGCTTCTGAgttagaggaggaggagagatggATTTACTATACACTTCTAAATCATTTTTTGATTCATCATATTTATGCATAGCACTGTCAAAATATGAATTTAAATTACTTTCTACTTGATTCAAGTTCATGCTTACATCATGCGGTTCTTCTTTGGTCTCTATTGAATTAGCCACAAGAGAATATCTGTTAGAAGGAAAAGCACCAGGGAAATCATTTGGTACTGGGTCACAGCTTTGTATAAAGGGTTGTACTTCACTAATTAAAACATTTGATTGTTCCTTTATTGCTGTGTTCATTTTTAAGTTTGGAGCCTGATGGCCTATCCCTATTTGAATGATGTCTTTAAAAAGACAATTATCATAATCACTGCCTGATGTAAGAGTAACATTATTTATCTGCGAAGTTTCAAAATTATCTTTCTTTGAGGTGTTTTCCAATGAACAGATTTCAGTTTTCCGTGCTTCTTTTTTACCTATAGGTAGGGCTTCTTCAGGCAAAGATAAcatttctgcatcatctgtgGATGATGGAAATTTAATAGAAAAGTGACTTTGTGAGTGGTCCTTCAGTTCTGTCCTACAATTGTTTGGAAATCCCTCTGAATCATGTGCTTGTTCCTGGTTTTTCTTGGAGTGCACTTGTTCTAGAAATAGCCTGGCTGTCAATGACTTTCTTTCTCCTACTATGTCAGAAGAGCCAACATCAAAGATTTTTGATGGGCATCTTGCATTCTGAGAGTCAGAACATGTAGATTCAACTTTTCCTGATGCAGTgtagtgctctctctctctatctgctTTGCTTTTGTTCAGATAGACAGCCTCTCTTGAGAATGATCCTGAACTGCTGCTTCTTGATTTTCTGCCACTGGATGATCTTTCACTGCTTCTTGAATCCCTGGTGGAAAAACTTTTGGAGCAATGGTAGCTTCTACTCTGGGTGTGTTTTCTGCCAGAATATCGGTGTCTGTTTCTGCTTTGCTTTGATCTGTCTGGATGGTGAAAACCTTTAGGTCTTGAATGTTTTTGATATTTAACTGTATCCCTCTGTGTGCAGTTTCTAGTTCTTAGACTTGTATTGTGAAAGGAGTAATCCTCCTCTGCATCATCAGAAGAGGAAATACAGTTGTGCTTTCTGTGTTTACACTTGTGCCTTTCAACcgtcttattttttcttttacaacaaAAGAGCAAATGACTTCTACTGTGATTGTTTGATCTGTGACTAGAGGAGCTGCTTAGGTAGCTAATTGTACTGCTGATGGAGCTGTCAGAATAGCTAGAATGTCCATCGGAAGATGACTTCTGCGAAGGTGAGAACCGCCAACATCCTGCATAACTTCCATCATCTTCATTTTCTGAATACCTGATATGAGAACTTGCTTTAGAACAAAGGAAACTTCCAGTACAGTCTCTTCCATTGTCACTtatgtcactgctgcctccaggtaaGTTTTCAATGGATTTGTAATTGTTTTGGTTTTCAAGTTTTTCTTCAGAATAAATTAAATCACATTTGGTAGCTTTATGTTTTTTAGTCCTAGATataaaggcagaaaaggaaattCTTTCATTTCCAATgctgtgtttttttctttcacagaTATGGAAATGGGGCTTTAAAGATCTCCCAGGTGATGTTGCATCCAGAATTTTTTCTCTCAGATAATCCTTTTGTGAGACATCAAGGTAAGCAGGCACTTCGGGtatattttcattcaaatcatCTGAAACATACTTTTGACCATTTCCAttcatttcttttcctctgtCTGAATCAGCTTTTTGCTCAGCCTTTCGAGGGCTCGGAGAATCTTTCATCTTCTTTGGTTTCAATGACTGATTATCTTGTTCATTTGACAGTTGCTTGTCTTTTATTAAACCTGAGGCTTCATTTTCATCTGCACTCACATTGGTAGAGTGCTTGTTACAGCTTGCTTTGTTTGTTGTGGGTTGCTTACCATCTCTGTGATTTAAAGAGAGTCTGAAGTCAAAATACAATGGATTACAGCCATAGGAAATACAGGGCTCCGTTTTTGTAAACAAGAGTAGTTCTGTGGGCCACTGAAGGGCAGTGCTGCCATCTTTGCTTATCACATGAAGAAATGACAGTGCTTTAGGCTTAATATCTTGAACTGCTTTCTCCCTTGCAAGCATTTCCATGTTCCCATTTGTGGTTCCTGAACTCTCAAAGGATCTCTCACTTTTGACTGTACTAAGATTGCAATGTAATTCACTTGCATATGCAtactcagctgtttgctgtggtgGGAACTCAGCTAGATTATTAGCTAACGTGGTACCACTGTGCTTATAAGTGTTCTTCTGTGTACAAAGCTTGCTTGTTTGGCATAAAGGTGAAATGAGAGTTTCCAGGGGTTTGTCAGACTCATTCAGCTGACTTTCTTGTTCTGATTCTCTTAGGGTTCCAGTAAAATCCAGACTTGAAATATGTATTTTGGTTTTGGGAAATAAAGGATGAGCATTGAATGTTTCTTCTAATTCTTTGTCACTGCTTTGATCATTTTCCTTTAGTATTTTTGTCTGTGCAGCTATATTACCTGCAATATCTGAGTGACCTTGTGGAATATTTAACCCTTTCTCCACACCTGCTTTTGTATCCTCAGCCACAAGTGTGCAAGAATGACAGCTCTCAGGAGATTGCTTTGTTTTATGGTTGGGTGATTCACTGCAATCATATGCTTCTTCATTGTTTTCACTGAAAACCGATGCTGACGACTCTAACTTCAAAGGGACTTTTttagagaaagagaaagacacTCCTGTCCTGTGACTAGCATTGGTGCCATCTGGGAACACTTGCAAGACCTGATTTCCAAGTGAATAAACTTTCTCAGTACGTGCTTGGTGTTTGCTTGCTGTGAGCTCCTGTTCTTCTTTctctgcagtgcttccagggAGAATTTGTCCTTCACACATGGGCCTTACTGAGATTTTGTCATCTTTATCTAGGAAAATTCCTTCTTGCAGTTGCTGCTTTTCCACAACCAGTCTGGGAGTTTTAAGCACTGGTCTACTTCCTGTGATGCTATAAATAGATAAAcagataaatatataaataaaattgctGGATTAATTAAAGTTAAATTTAGAAATTATTAGTATTCACCAGGATCAGCCTGTGGAAGGAAGTGGTCATCCAAGCTGCTGAAAGGGGAAGTTGTTGTACTGTACTCATGTTTATATCTTCCAACAGTAATTCAATATTGGGCTCCTTCCAAAAGAGCCAGGAAGACTTTATTCTCCATAGTCAATATGAGTTGTGTGGCACATGTCACATTTTATTCAGTTATGCTGGTACAAATCCAGCGTAAACTCTGTTAACTTGACTAGTTACTGTGAATTTATACCAGCATAACAGATCTTAATCTTGTTCCTGATAACTATCTTACAGTTTGGTTTCATTTCAGAAGCAGCTTGCTCCAGCCAGAACACGGCCATGCACACCCTGCCCAACCACTCCTGCCagttaggtcatccctggttgagACCCCAGAGTGGTCTCAATAAGCAATGTGAGCCAGGTTTGGAATATGTGAGCTGGAGCGGGTTGgtggggcatgctgggaacaTTGTATCTGGGACATATAGCTGCATTGGTATAAACGTATCCACAGAGATGATAGTCCCAATTTGTGAAGTGGTGCCACATACAAAACTTGATGGCAGAAGATTCAGACCTCTTTTTCATGCATTTTAATCTGTGCTCCTTTCAGAATTAAGTATTTTTATGATCTCTTCCATGTTTATCTTTCTAACATGTTTTACAATAAAATTCTTTTTGTGAAACTTTCAAAGAAAAACTAAgtataaaaaagaaatatataaaatacCTCCTTCTTCTGCACTTTATTTTGATACAGTTCCACACTCGTGTGTGCAACTGACTTCGTTTAATGTTAATAGCAACTGTGCATGAACATTCAAAACCAGTTTCAGTATCTGCCAGTATGTGGCTTTTTCTTTCATATCATCTTCCCCCGTGTCTTACTCTTGACCTATGTGTGATTTGCCTTCCTGGTCATTTCAGTTAAGTTCAAAGTATTCTAATTTGactatgaaacaataaaaaaaggaaaactgctaCGTTTCCTTATTTTGTATTGGAGAGGGGGAATTCATAACCTCCATAGAGATGTTCTGCAAtcagtgctttaaaaatatgtttagtAGTACAGCAAATATCTAATTTTGGAATTGATGCTCTGTTGCAGAACTATTATGTAATACACAGCTAAGCAGCATGAAAACTAAATCCAATAAATAAAGTAAAATCATAAAATTGAACATGTAGTAAATTGGTTGATTTAAAAATTGGAAATATTTTAACCAAACAAGGTCAAACTCTATCTAGCTGCTAGCTCTACAAAGCATGTCTTTAAAAATTCAAATATAGGAGGAAAATGGTAAGGGAACACTTATTTCCTCTAGTTCTGGTGCTGCTTCAATCATGGGTGGTACAAAATGACATGACAGGGTGAGCTCAAATGCTTTATTCTATGTGTCTATATGCATACATACCTCATGTAGCAATGGGAGTTCCAAATTAACCCCCACGTTGTTTATTTGTTATCATGGAAGAATAAGCTCTTTGGGGTACAGCAAGTGGGTTGTCTTTTTCAGGGTGCCATTACTGGCTAGAACAGTGGTGCACATGGTCAGTGACTTACAGATTACACTGACCAGTGCAGACTACAGACCTAGCAAAAGCCTGAGTTACAAATGATATGTACTTAAGCTGGTATACAATCAACCAGGATACAATATGCATTGCCTTTTGATAACAGCTGAGTTGTATGCAGTCAGCTAGCATCATATTGCAATTATGATGAAACTTTTGTTAACCTGGTGTCAGCCTTGGCCACTTTCAAGAGGCTTGTGCTAAGTAGCTAGAGCAGGCCACAAAGTCCGTTCCAGAGTGGATCTTTGCAGACGTTACAACTGGCCTAGGCAGCaaagtaaaagaaacagaacatggCAAGTAGTATTCCCAGATGGTGAGGAAAGGAGGTAAGAAGTTCTCTCTCCTAGGTCTGTATTCTTCATGAGCAGAAAGACCCCCAGCTAATAGGTATCCTCCAGGTCCACACCAAaaactggttcagtccagttccccAAATCTCAGTGGAACAGAAATTTGAATAACGCCAATCAGAGgatattattaaaataaaccaCACATAAATATTAGGTGTAAACACAGGGGATTTGGGAGAAGACCTCAATAATTCAAGATTATATGCTGCCAATCTGCATGTCACTATCCTCCTTTCTTCTGTGTCTTCCCTGGCTGATATAGGTGAGACTTTGTACTGTGCTGTTGCAGGTTGCAAGTTAGGCATAGTGACAAGTGCTTATTCTTATGCTTTGAAGAATAATCAATAACAGTTGGGTTTACAGGCCTGTTTCTTGCCTCTTTATATTACTTGGTAGCAATATCTTGTCTGCTAAAAGAGAATGGAGGATCACTGATAAATGTGATTGTATCTTCATTTGATATACAGAAAGGGTAATTTTTAAAGTAATTGTAACTGTCCCTGAATTCTGTGTCAAGGCTTGCAAAGAAGTCCTGATCATAGATAGGCTCTCAAAAGACTCAATGGTACTGGGATTTTGGTATTAGCACTTCTGCTTGTCATTACTCCAAAAAAGCCTAGAGCAATCAGGAATCTTGCAGCCCACCTGAATCAAGGAGTGGAGTATTTTCCACTTACTTTCTCAACCATTAGGAGTGGGAATAGCTACTGCAATGCATTCTAACAGCAGATTCATTGGGTTCTTCCTGGTATAGCAATCACCCACCTATTGCCCACCTTAGAAGAATATCTGCGGAGATATCCCTGTGGCAGAGAAACACAAAAGAATCCTCCTATAGGTAGTCGCATTTCATTCAATGAAGTTGCATGAAAATATACTTTATTATAAGAGGATTCTGCTGTCAGTACTAGGTGTGACAAAGTGATGTCTTACTCAAAAGAGATTACTTATGCGTAAATGACTATCGTATACAATGGATTTTATCATttccactgcaggataggagtttCATTAGCTATTTAGCTTGTTGTAGCTTATAGAGTCATAGGCTAACATACACACTAGGTCTAGTACTATCTATTCCACTGAAGCATTTGGAGTATGTTAGGGCCATTAAACAAATTTCTCAAATGTAAATGTTTATTATTATAGACTTTGTATTATATCTCTATAATATAATGCTGGGCAAACTTAACTGAGGTAATCACACAATGATAGCTCTGTTTACTCTAGGGACAAAATACCTAAATGGTCTGAGTATACTAAAAGTAatgaaaaagtaatgaaaaacaATTCACAGACTAAATACAGAGAAATTATGATCTGTTTTGTCTCTTCTTTTCACTTTTCATAAAATGCTAAGAGTTGTACTAATCTGTTCAGGTCAGTGTTAATAAGGTAAAATactaatattataaaaaaaatcatcttcaaATCACTCAGTTTGGGGCAGATTAGATTAAACAGGCTACAGGGGAGGAAAACACAAACCTTCAAATGCCAAATAATTAATTCAGGGATTTTCAATTTTATGGTTTGCAGAACAGGAACATTTTGAGTCAAGGATAActgaaaatatgttatagtataTGTGTTCACACTACATAATAGAGAGCAGGAAGAAAGTTAGAGATATTTCTCATGGGACTAAGAAAAGGCAGTGTTAAAAAATCATATAAATTTAAAATACTTGCCATTCTGACTGCTTCCGTAACTCAGCAAGCTGATGGAGTCGCTTGAGtgctttttcctgttttttctcaTCTTTCCATGACTTCGATGCCACATTTCTGGCAAATTCCCTTTGCTTTAAATCTTTCAACCTCTGTGTAAAAAAGGCAAAGAATCAAATATGTACATAAGAGACGCATTCCTTCTGACTAAATTCATGCGTTTCTGCTGAGGCCACTGTGtcactggaggaaaaaaataacaatcaTCTTAAGCAGAGTATTTTTTCATGACAATGCAACAGACTGACATATGTTTTGTCTTGTGATTTCCACACCTATATATTTATGATGTACTtctgtgcatgtatatgtgtgtgtatgtatgtacatgcaATATACAGGTACATACATATATCTCATATGTATTATGTGATGAGTGAAAATCCTGGTTCCACTGACTCAATGAATATATATATGAAACTACTTCTATAAACTTATCTCTATGGGAATGTGTATGTATAACATCTTGTATTTGTGAGTCTCTGTGTGTATAATCACAGGTGAATAGGGTTGTGTGTGTGAGAATATGTTTTAAGAACAAACTTATTTTGAGAGAAATGGAGTGTCTAAAATATTTAATTAGGAATATAGAATAGCTTTCTTCTGAGGAATTTCACAAcatttatggaaaaaaatgtacTGGAAAAATGCAACAGAACCAGGC
Encoded here:
- the ZNF804B gene encoding zinc finger protein 804B translates to MACYLVISSRHLSNGHYRGIKGVFRGPLRRGSRSPDYAEKEKAAAKALEDVKANFYCELCDKQYLKHQEFDNHINSYDHAHKQRLKDLKQREFARNVASKSWKDEKKQEKALKRLHQLAELRKQSECITGSRPVLKTPRLVVEKQQLQEGIFLDKDDKISVRPMCEGQILPGSTAEKEEQELTASKHQARTEKVYSLGNQVLQVFPDGTNASHRTGVSFSFSKKVPLKLESSASVFSENNEEAYDCSESPNHKTKQSPESCHSCTLVAEDTKAGVEKGLNIPQGHSDIAGNIAAQTKILKENDQSSDKELEETFNAHPLFPKTKIHISSLDFTGTLRESEQESQLNESDKPLETLISPLCQTSKLCTQKNTYKHSGTTLANNLAEFPPQQTAEYAYASELHCNLSTVKSERSFESSGTTNGNMEMLAREKAVQDIKPKALSFLHVISKDGSTALQWPTELLLFTKTEPCISYGCNPLYFDFRLSLNHRDGKQPTTNKASCNKHSTNVSADENEASGLIKDKQLSNEQDNQSLKPKKMKDSPSPRKAEQKADSDRGKEMNGNGQKYVSDDLNENIPEVPAYLDVSQKDYLREKILDATSPGRSLKPHFHICERKKHSIGNERISFSAFISRTKKHKATKCDLIYSEEKLENQNNYKSIENLPGGSSDISDNGRDCTGSFLCSKASSHIRYSENEDDGSYAGCWRFSPSQKSSSDGHSSYSDSSISSTISYLSSSSSHRSNNHSRSHLLFCCKRKNKTVERHKCKHRKHNCISSSDDAEEDYSFHNTSLRTRNCTQRDTVKYQKHSRPKGFHHPDRSKQSRNRHRYSGRKHTQSRSYHCSKSFSTRDSRSSERSSSGRKSRSSSSGSFSREAVYLNKSKADREREHYTASGKVESTCSDSQNARCPSKIFDVGSSDIVGERKSLTARLFLEQVHSKKNQEQAHDSEGFPNNCRTELKDHSQSHFSIKFPSSTDDAEMLSLPEEALPIGKKEARKTEICSLENTSKKDNFETSQINNVTLTSGSDYDNCLFKDIIQIGIGHQAPNLKMNTAIKEQSNVLISEVQPFIQSCDPVPNDFPGAFPSNRYSLVANSIETKEEPHDVSMNLNQVESNLNSYFDSAMHKYDESKNDLEVYSKSISPPPLTQKPITFSPDEIDKYRLLQLQAQQHMQKQILAKHLKVLPATGPAAFSATPAVQSVPVQQHASLTTIHHALLQRFAVSTSVHPHSSHLSVAHIHPLSQSHFTPISLSPLAPAIIPTHPTLLTGHPLQFISTTPIHPSPMTLPSLPHTAFIPTLLTPHLNAAAASAIHLNPFIHPLFQGQDFHHHSCSSQTQQLPAMKEVFSISSYLN